Proteins encoded together in one Aminipila butyrica window:
- the mutY gene encoding A/G-specific adenine glycosylase, translated as MNKKRFILDSAAEGFPELEVPAQFQKDLLNWYHKNARVLPWRSQPSPYRVWISEMMLQQTRVDTVIPYFQRFMEALPDIPALAEVTEDKLLKLWQGLGYYNRALNLKKTAQVLMSQYGGQLPPDREALLALPGIGPYSAGAISSIAFGRAVPAVDGNVLRIMARLLASYEDINQGAHKKKMQAFMEKLVSPEEPGNFNQGLMDLGAGICLPNGQPKCPDCPVQAHCKAYRQELTALIPVKIPKKKRRIEEKTVFVIAWQERYALQKRKSGGLLPNLWEFPNREGHLKPEESRELLKDMGIQAVSITPLAASKHIFSHIEWHMKGFLVTGEVDERGASPFTWVTKEEIQQEYSIPTAFQAYTKSLEEE; from the coding sequence ATGAATAAGAAAAGGTTTATTTTGGACAGCGCAGCAGAAGGATTTCCAGAGCTGGAAGTTCCAGCACAATTTCAAAAGGATCTGCTGAACTGGTATCATAAAAATGCCAGAGTTCTCCCCTGGAGAAGCCAGCCTTCTCCTTATCGGGTTTGGATATCGGAGATGATGCTGCAGCAGACCAGAGTGGATACGGTGATTCCTTACTTTCAGCGGTTCATGGAAGCGTTGCCAGACATACCGGCTTTGGCCGAGGTGACAGAGGATAAGCTGCTGAAACTGTGGCAAGGTCTGGGATATTACAACCGGGCTCTGAATTTGAAGAAGACAGCCCAAGTGCTGATGAGTCAGTATGGAGGCCAGCTGCCCCCAGATCGGGAGGCACTGCTGGCGCTTCCGGGGATTGGGCCTTACTCGGCAGGGGCCATTTCCTCTATTGCTTTTGGCCGGGCGGTTCCGGCGGTGGATGGAAATGTGCTGCGGATTATGGCGCGACTGTTGGCTAGTTATGAGGACATAAACCAAGGGGCTCACAAGAAAAAAATGCAGGCCTTTATGGAAAAGCTGGTTTCACCAGAAGAACCAGGAAATTTCAATCAAGGGTTGATGGATCTGGGCGCGGGGATTTGTCTGCCAAACGGTCAGCCAAAATGTCCGGACTGTCCCGTTCAGGCCCATTGCAAAGCATACAGGCAAGAACTGACTGCCCTTATTCCGGTGAAGATACCGAAGAAGAAACGGCGGATAGAAGAAAAGACCGTTTTTGTGATTGCCTGGCAGGAGCGGTATGCCTTGCAAAAGAGGAAGTCTGGCGGATTATTACCCAACCTATGGGAATTTCCAAACCGAGAGGGACACTTAAAACCAGAAGAGAGCCGGGAACTTTTAAAAGATATGGGCATACAGGCGGTGAGCATAACACCGCTGGCGGCTTCTAAACATATTTTCAGCCATATAGAATGGCACATGAAAGGTTTTTTGGTGACCGGAGAGGTTGACGAGAGGGGGGCTTCCCCCTTCACATGGGTTACGAAAGAAGAGATACAGCAGGAGTATTCTATTCCTACGGCCTTTCAGGCCTATACAAAGTCATTGGAGGAAGAGTGA
- a CDS encoding methyl-accepting chemotaxis protein, producing MKSLKGKMILLVLILVVSSTLITVTIGLLESFKITENMIDTQVQKQLNGANNMLQLYLKEQLGSIRLAKDGVLVDKEGQAIDGRYECVDQLAEKMDVVVTIFAKEGSDYRRVLTTITDEKGDRVIGTTLDTSGAAYEAIAKGQNYYGEANILNQSYMTGYAPMLDENNEIIGVYFVGVTTAYIDQIVDQGTVSTVKMVALSIAGILLVIAAIVYLIATSIVKPIQKITKGAHQIADGDFQVDLDVQSKDEVGNLANSFRRTIDQLVNYQGYIDEISDSLLDIANGDLTVELQREYVGQFKKLKENMQALLSRLNVTMGQINQLADQVATGSEQMAQGASELSQGATEQASSVEELSAAFAEIGQHIEHNAQNAKLAREKADQAGKELSNSNQQMSSMVEAMGQITVKSAEISKIIKIIEDIAFQTNILALNAAVEAARAGEAGKGFAVVADEVRNLAGKSAEAAKNTTALIQQTLEAVENGSELSDQTAASLGESARITREAISLIDKIADASREQAVSIVEINAGVEQISMVVQTNAATSEESAAASEELSRQAQILKGYIQNFKLQELNS from the coding sequence ATGAAGAGTTTAAAGGGAAAAATGATTTTGCTGGTGCTGATACTTGTGGTATCCTCCACGCTGATTACAGTGACGATAGGTCTTTTGGAGAGCTTTAAGATCACAGAAAACATGATTGATACGCAAGTTCAGAAGCAGTTAAATGGGGCGAACAACATGCTCCAGTTGTATTTAAAAGAGCAGCTGGGTTCTATCCGTCTCGCTAAAGACGGGGTTCTCGTGGATAAAGAAGGACAGGCCATCGATGGCCGCTACGAGTGCGTGGACCAGCTGGCAGAAAAAATGGATGTGGTCGTGACCATATTTGCCAAAGAAGGCAGCGATTACAGGCGAGTGTTGACGACCATTACCGATGAAAAAGGCGATCGAGTTATTGGGACTACTCTGGATACCAGCGGAGCGGCTTATGAAGCTATTGCCAAGGGCCAGAATTATTATGGTGAAGCCAATATATTGAATCAATCCTACATGACCGGATATGCACCGATGCTGGATGAAAATAACGAGATTATTGGCGTTTACTTTGTGGGTGTGACCACGGCGTACATAGATCAGATTGTAGATCAGGGGACCGTATCAACTGTTAAAATGGTGGCGCTTTCCATCGCTGGGATTTTGTTGGTGATAGCTGCTATCGTTTATCTGATAGCCACTTCTATTGTAAAGCCTATCCAAAAGATTACCAAAGGGGCTCATCAGATTGCTGATGGGGACTTTCAAGTGGATTTGGACGTTCAATCTAAGGATGAAGTCGGGAATTTAGCAAATTCTTTCAGGAGGACCATTGACCAGTTGGTCAACTATCAGGGCTACATCGACGAGATATCCGATTCCCTGCTGGATATTGCCAATGGCGATTTAACAGTTGAATTGCAGCGGGAATACGTAGGTCAATTTAAGAAACTGAAAGAGAATATGCAGGCCCTCTTGTCGCGGCTCAATGTGACCATGGGGCAGATTAATCAGTTAGCAGATCAAGTAGCTACTGGCTCAGAGCAAATGGCTCAGGGTGCTTCGGAACTTTCTCAGGGAGCTACAGAGCAGGCTAGTTCAGTAGAAGAGCTGTCAGCAGCTTTTGCAGAAATCGGCCAGCATATCGAGCATAATGCACAAAATGCCAAGTTAGCTCGAGAAAAGGCAGATCAGGCAGGAAAGGAGCTGTCAAACAGCAACCAGCAGATGAGCAGCATGGTAGAAGCCATGGGCCAAATCACTGTTAAATCTGCTGAAATCTCTAAGATTATTAAAATCATTGAAGACATTGCCTTCCAGACCAATATTTTGGCTTTGAATGCAGCGGTAGAAGCTGCTCGGGCTGGGGAGGCTGGAAAGGGCTTTGCCGTGGTAGCTGACGAGGTGCGTAATTTGGCTGGCAAATCCGCAGAGGCGGCGAAGAATACGACGGCATTGATTCAGCAGACTTTGGAGGCCGTTGAAAACGGTTCGGAGCTTTCTGACCAGACGGCTGCATCTTTGGGAGAAAGTGCACGGATTACCCGGGAAGCGATTTCTCTGATTGATAAAATTGCTGATGCGTCCAGGGAACAAGCGGTGTCCATCGTGGAAATTAATGCCGGTGTAGAGCAGATTTCCATGGTAGTACAGACCAATGCGGCCACTTCGGAAGAGAGCGCCGCGGCCAGCGAAGAACTATCCAGGCAAGCTCAGATCTTAAAGGGCTATATACAGAATTTTAAATTGCAAGAGCTAAACTCATAA
- a CDS encoding methyl-accepting chemotaxis protein, which translates to MNEGKILWRNKLAVKIPIMMAVVILIVMVIMCTSLSFLTGATVNKMTQKELNYIADANSKAVLSYLDSMNIFSQALSQEVQRFQLLDKENEHKMLIESLEGVLESNDKIFSAYYAFEPNKYMPDTPNGLSYYVYRDGTSTKLDILNDFDSYGEAEYYLPAKENLSTHVTEPYEYQLTNGETIWLITLSSPVVNDQGEFLGVANCDIDMGNISDLNFANGEYKASYSYIVTSQGFCMAHTKDGKAVGAVPTSISNNKDIESAVNKGEAVTSEFDNPYDNNKKALIIHKPLQLAGTDVNWSSAFVVSKSEVESSVTRMLLALGGIGVMGLIILVVISSLTVKRSLAPVGAVMCLAEKMKGGDLTCDQEGNACSKDELGVLARIFAETSATLNGHINEISTILKNVGDGNLAISIDQDFIGDFNKIKMDLNHILDSLNQTFVEIRTSADLVASGAEQFSEGSQALSQGAVEQASSVEELSAKVMEITEQVKESSKHANDANDKAESVGAELENSNRQMNELLRAMDEITATSSQIGNIIKTIEDIAFQTNILALNAAVEAARAGEAGKGFAVVADEVRNLASKSAEAAKDTTGLIESSMNSVQEGAKFAEITAISLGSVVMGTQEIISAISEISAKTDVQSRSLEEVTAGIEQISRVVQTNAATAEESAATSQQLSAQAQLLKDSVDKFRTRG; encoded by the coding sequence ATGAATGAAGGAAAGATTTTGTGGAGGAACAAGCTAGCGGTAAAGATACCCATTATGATGGCGGTGGTCATACTAATTGTTATGGTCATCATGTGTACCAGCCTGAGTTTTTTAACAGGGGCGACAGTTAATAAAATGACCCAAAAGGAATTGAATTACATCGCTGATGCCAATTCAAAAGCTGTCTTGTCTTATTTGGACAGTATGAACATCTTTTCCCAAGCCTTATCCCAAGAGGTTCAGCGGTTTCAGCTGCTAGATAAGGAAAATGAGCACAAGATGCTTATTGAATCGCTGGAAGGCGTGCTCGAAAGCAATGATAAAATTTTTTCTGCTTACTATGCTTTTGAACCCAATAAATATATGCCGGATACGCCAAATGGGTTATCCTATTATGTATACCGGGATGGGACCAGCACCAAGCTGGACATTTTGAATGATTTTGATTCTTATGGGGAGGCGGAATATTATCTGCCGGCCAAGGAAAACTTGTCTACTCATGTAACAGAGCCCTACGAGTATCAGTTGACTAACGGGGAGACGATTTGGCTCATCACCTTGAGCAGCCCAGTGGTCAACGATCAGGGAGAGTTCCTGGGTGTGGCGAATTGTGATATTGATATGGGGAACATCAGCGATTTAAATTTTGCTAATGGAGAATATAAGGCCTCATATAGCTATATCGTCACCAGCCAAGGCTTTTGTATGGCCCATACCAAGGATGGGAAGGCCGTAGGAGCTGTGCCTACATCTATTTCAAACAATAAAGACATTGAATCCGCGGTGAACAAAGGTGAAGCGGTCACCAGCGAATTTGACAACCCATATGATAATAATAAGAAAGCCCTTATCATACATAAACCTCTTCAACTGGCGGGAACGGATGTAAACTGGTCCAGTGCTTTTGTGGTCAGCAAGAGTGAAGTAGAGAGTTCTGTGACACGTATGCTTTTGGCTTTGGGCGGCATCGGTGTGATGGGACTAATTATCTTAGTGGTAATCAGCTCTCTTACCGTAAAGCGGAGCTTGGCTCCGGTAGGTGCAGTTATGTGCCTGGCTGAAAAGATGAAAGGCGGCGATTTAACTTGTGATCAGGAAGGAAATGCCTGTAGCAAGGATGAGTTAGGCGTCTTGGCTCGAATATTTGCCGAAACTTCCGCCACCCTTAACGGACATATCAACGAAATTTCAACTATTTTGAAAAACGTAGGGGATGGAAACTTAGCGATTAGCATTGACCAGGATTTCATTGGAGACTTCAACAAAATAAAGATGGATTTGAACCATATACTGGATTCCCTAAATCAGACCTTCGTAGAGATTCGAACCTCTGCTGACCTAGTAGCCAGCGGAGCGGAACAGTTCTCAGAGGGGTCTCAAGCCTTGAGTCAAGGGGCAGTGGAGCAAGCAAGCTCCGTAGAGGAACTGTCGGCTAAGGTTATGGAAATCACGGAACAGGTGAAAGAGAGCTCCAAACACGCGAATGACGCGAATGATAAAGCAGAATCTGTAGGTGCTGAGTTAGAAAACAGCAATCGGCAGATGAATGAACTTTTAAGAGCTATGGATGAGATTACCGCTACATCTTCGCAGATTGGTAATATCATCAAGACCATTGAAGATATTGCATTCCAGACCAACATTCTGGCCTTGAATGCAGCAGTTGAAGCAGCCAGAGCAGGGGAGGCCGGAAAGGGCTTTGCTGTAGTGGCTGACGAAGTGAGAAACCTGGCTTCTAAGAGTGCAGAAGCGGCTAAGGATACCACCGGCCTGATTGAAAGCTCCATGAATTCTGTACAGGAGGGCGCTAAATTTGCAGAAATTACAGCGATCTCCTTGGGCAGTGTCGTTATGGGCACACAAGAGATTATTTCGGCTATTTCTGAAATTTCAGCTAAGACCGATGTTCAGTCCAGGTCTCTGGAGGAAGTGACCGCAGGAATTGAACAAATTTCTCGAGTGGTGCAGACCAATGCTGCCACAGCAGAAGAGAGTGCAGCTACCAGCCAGCAGCTATCGGCGCAGGCGCAGCTTCTGAAAGATTCCGTAGACAAGTTCCGTACCAGAGGATAG
- a CDS encoding GGDEF domain-containing protein — protein sequence MFELKDMSESIKPYCSGESIFDFYRLIDPMSHEVFEYDKENHLNKKESLCYEAWGREKACPNCVSRHSYVKQRQYVKLEFLQGKVLLVISRPIKIEDKMLAMELIKDITASMIGFNYYRAENKNVEEMVSQFNELAVRDILTGSYNLDYIKNYIGIFLQKEIAFNTLTGIAIDIDDYTLVNSMYGYMVGNKVLQHIADILEQHAEAQGGIAGRLGPDEMGLFFINKTADEIEHICRQIQEDVTGTPLEVRDVKLTIHVTHGVASLEPEDEPDDFIGRLYFNLRVAQVGK from the coding sequence ATGTTTGAGTTGAAAGATATGAGTGAATCCATTAAACCCTATTGCTCAGGGGAAAGCATCTTTGATTTTTATCGGCTGATTGATCCCATGAGCCACGAGGTTTTTGAATATGATAAAGAAAATCACCTAAATAAAAAAGAAAGCCTTTGCTATGAGGCCTGGGGCCGGGAAAAGGCCTGTCCAAACTGCGTATCCAGGCATTCTTACGTAAAGCAGCGGCAGTATGTGAAACTGGAATTTCTCCAGGGAAAGGTGTTGCTGGTCATTTCCAGGCCCATCAAGATTGAGGACAAGATGTTGGCTATGGAGTTAATTAAAGACATCACCGCTAGCATGATTGGCTTCAATTATTACCGGGCAGAAAATAAAAATGTAGAAGAGATGGTATCTCAGTTTAACGAACTGGCAGTGAGAGATATCCTGACGGGCAGTTACAATTTGGATTACATAAAAAATTATATCGGCATCTTCCTACAAAAAGAAATTGCGTTCAATACCCTGACCGGAATTGCTATAGATATTGACGACTACACTTTAGTAAATTCTATGTATGGGTATATGGTAGGGAATAAAGTCTTGCAGCATATAGCTGATATACTAGAGCAGCACGCTGAGGCTCAGGGCGGTATCGCCGGCCGCTTGGGACCAGATGAGATGGGACTTTTTTTCATCAATAAGACAGCGGATGAAATTGAGCACATTTGCAGGCAGATTCAGGAGGACGTGACGGGCACACCGCTGGAAGTGAGAGATGTGAAGCTGACTATTCACGTTACCCATGGCGTAGCCTCTCTGGAGCCAGAAGACGAGCCTGATGACTTCATCGGTCGACTTTATTTTAACCTGCGGGTGGCACAAGTAGGTAAGTAA
- a CDS encoding zinc-binding metallopeptidase family protein — MKKIVAICLISLLTMLSFTGCFFNKSETEFEETLNTQLDIIYQDLLKNLPNTADLEACQEYLIDWAGARNIPVSYDKQNNVIMSKKATAGYEEAQTTTFQCSIGIGDPAQQYQAMATALYLIDQVENHGFVRVLFTAATDTEFPGAQYISANYLRGDNLINLTWAEKTSFTVGSAGTAEYDFSKQLQWIEPTYPNAYELSIKGLNGGSSGITSGSHPNPIKLIGDFLASAKSKGVLIELASFNGGEDTAQYPTGATAVVLINDNDVNRFQKWFDNDASKFKDNYGDIEENYTYTLTPVAPPAYVISKDDSTNVFSLLYTMINGIYQKSDEGNIVATSNIGTIRTDTGNLDVTICARSQTEEALAEISSTFEIICGLNDESYKITDQFPIWTAQEDSPLQLHLTELFQTEFNKEIKHKSIMQNTECAIFKSRVPYLDVLSMSVNFENGIQEIGVLQRFLESSNTPWTPAAEEKNS, encoded by the coding sequence ATGAAAAAAATAGTAGCGATATGTCTCATCAGCTTGTTGACGATGCTGTCCTTTACAGGCTGTTTCTTCAACAAGAGCGAGACAGAGTTTGAAGAAACACTGAATACTCAACTGGATATCATTTATCAAGATCTGCTGAAAAATCTTCCCAATACTGCCGATTTGGAAGCCTGTCAAGAATACTTAATAGATTGGGCTGGAGCCCGGAATATACCAGTGTCTTACGACAAGCAAAATAACGTCATCATGTCCAAAAAGGCTACTGCCGGATATGAAGAGGCTCAGACCACCACCTTCCAATGCTCCATCGGCATCGGTGACCCTGCTCAGCAGTATCAGGCTATGGCCACCGCCCTTTACTTAATCGATCAGGTGGAAAACCACGGCTTTGTTCGAGTCCTGTTTACCGCCGCCACAGATACCGAGTTCCCCGGTGCTCAGTATATCAGCGCCAACTACCTGCGGGGTGACAACCTAATCAACTTAACTTGGGCGGAAAAGACCAGCTTCACCGTAGGAAGTGCCGGTACCGCCGAATATGATTTTTCCAAGCAGCTGCAATGGATTGAACCGACTTATCCCAACGCCTATGAGCTCTCCATCAAAGGTCTGAATGGAGGCAGCTCTGGCATTACCTCCGGCAGCCATCCTAATCCCATCAAGCTTATTGGAGACTTCTTGGCTTCCGCCAAGAGCAAGGGCGTTCTCATCGAGCTAGCCTCCTTTAATGGCGGTGAAGATACCGCTCAATATCCAACTGGTGCCACTGCTGTGGTGCTGATTAATGATAATGATGTCAACCGTTTCCAAAAATGGTTTGACAATGATGCCTCTAAATTTAAAGATAACTACGGCGATATTGAGGAGAATTACACCTATACCCTGACCCCGGTTGCTCCTCCGGCCTACGTCATCTCTAAGGACGACAGCACCAACGTATTCAGTCTGTTATACACCATGATTAACGGCATCTACCAGAAATCTGATGAAGGCAACATTGTAGCAACCTCCAATATCGGCACAATCCGTACGGATACAGGAAACTTAGATGTAACCATCTGTGCCCGCAGCCAAACGGAAGAAGCCTTGGCTGAAATTTCTTCTACCTTTGAAATTATCTGCGGCCTTAACGATGAATCCTACAAGATTACGGATCAGTTCCCGATCTGGACTGCTCAGGAGGATAGTCCTTTGCAACTTCATCTGACCGAACTGTTTCAGACGGAATTTAACAAGGAAATTAAACACAAGTCCATCATGCAAAATACAGAATGTGCCATCTTTAAAAGCCGGGTGCCATACTTAGATGTCCTCTCCATGAGCGTCAATTTTGAAAACGGAATTCAAGAAATTGGCGTGTTACAACGATTCCTGGAGAGCTCTAACACCCCTTGGACTCCTGCGGCTGAAGAGAAAAACAGCTAA
- a CDS encoding GNAT family N-acetyltransferase, whose protein sequence is MESINITVRPTIFSDCELFAKWETDPLVTRFFSMNSDRSYEDIVREFVSREVDKTKLQYTICQEDQPIGRIYISRIDEESDSLDITRIYIGNHDNRGKGYGEEALRMLLEYCFVNLHMERVTLDHFEGNDVAAALYRKLGFRPEGVARNACKKDGRYYDLYLLSLLRSEYYGKIRDK, encoded by the coding sequence ATGGAATCCATAAACATTACAGTACGACCTACTATTTTCAGTGATTGTGAGCTTTTTGCCAAGTGGGAAACAGACCCTTTGGTGACCAGGTTTTTCAGTATGAATTCCGACCGGAGTTATGAAGACATCGTTCGAGAGTTTGTTTCCAGAGAGGTAGACAAAACAAAATTACAGTATACCATTTGCCAGGAGGACCAGCCCATCGGACGAATTTACATCAGCCGTATAGATGAGGAGAGTGATTCCCTGGACATCACTCGCATATACATAGGAAATCACGACAATCGGGGGAAGGGCTATGGGGAAGAAGCCTTGAGGATGCTCTTGGAATATTGTTTCGTAAACCTCCACATGGAACGGGTAACGCTGGATCACTTTGAGGGCAATGATGTAGCGGCGGCCCTTTATAGAAAGCTAGGCTTTCGTCCAGAGGGCGTGGCACGAAACGCTTGTAAAAAGGACGGCAGATATTATGATTTGTATCTCTTATCTCTTCTGAGGTCAGAGTATTACGGCAAGATTCGAGATAAATAA
- a CDS encoding anaerobic ribonucleoside triphosphate reductase, translating into MDTIKHIKKRDGRTARFDIDKIAAAIYKAAQVLGGHDYEMSRYLARQAELYLIEIKHTEAPTVEEIQDAVEKILIENGHARTAKEYILYRAERTRIREMNTRLMKIYEDLTFKEAKENDIKRENANIDGDTAMGTMLKYGSEGAKQFYEMYVLNPKHSKAHTEGDIHIHDLDFLTLTTTCCQIDLIHLFRGGFSTGHGFLREPNDIQSYAALACIAIQSNQNDQHGGQSVPNFDYGMADGVKKTYKKLYWSNLGKLMNILYDIEDGVESAKTMGRKIEEQEGLYPAMGDDSAYKEKEAELLADRVETADIPKLQKRAQKYADQEVRRATYQAMEAFVHNLNTMHSRAGAQIPFSSINYGTDTTPEGRLVIENILLATEAGLGNGETAIFPIHIFKVKEGVNYNPGEPNYDLFKLACRVSAKRLFPNFSFIDAPFNRQFYKEGDPDTEVAYMGCRTRVMANAYDPERQVVGGRGNLSFTSINLPRMAIKANGNLDIFFEDLERKLQLVFDQLLERYYIQASKKVKNYPFLMGQGIWLDSGKLKPNDSVGEVLKHGTLTVGFIGLAECLKALIGSHHGETIEAQNLGLNIIGYMRKRCDEETKKTGFNYSLIATPAEGLSGRFVRMDKARYGIIDGVTDREYYTNSFHVPVYYPISAFEKIKLEAPYHSLTNGGHISYVELDGDPCKNLDAFEQVVRYMKESGVGYGSINHPVDRDPVCGYTGIIDNECPLCHRTEEDSDTGFERIRRITGYLVGTVDRFNNAKQAEEKERVKHDVSTGQMESI; encoded by the coding sequence ATGGATACGATTAAACACATTAAAAAGCGGGATGGCCGCACGGCTCGATTTGACATCGATAAAATTGCTGCTGCCATTTACAAGGCAGCTCAAGTCTTAGGGGGGCATGACTATGAGATGTCTAGATATTTAGCTAGACAGGCTGAGCTTTATCTGATTGAAATCAAGCATACGGAGGCTCCTACTGTAGAAGAGATACAAGACGCGGTGGAGAAGATTCTCATCGAGAATGGTCACGCTAGAACGGCCAAGGAATACATCTTATACCGAGCTGAGCGGACCAGAATTCGAGAGATGAACACGAGACTGATGAAAATCTATGAAGACCTGACTTTTAAGGAAGCCAAAGAAAACGATATTAAGCGGGAAAATGCCAACATCGATGGAGATACGGCCATGGGAACCATGCTCAAGTACGGGTCCGAGGGTGCCAAACAGTTTTATGAGATGTACGTGCTGAATCCGAAGCATTCCAAAGCGCATACGGAGGGAGACATTCATATTCACGACTTGGATTTTCTGACTCTTACCACCACCTGTTGCCAGATTGACTTGATTCACCTGTTTAGAGGGGGATTTTCTACGGGGCATGGATTTTTAAGAGAGCCGAATGACATTCAGAGTTATGCGGCTCTGGCTTGCATTGCTATTCAGTCCAATCAGAACGATCAGCACGGCGGACAGAGCGTGCCGAACTTTGATTACGGCATGGCCGATGGCGTGAAAAAGACGTATAAGAAATTGTACTGGAGCAACCTGGGTAAGCTGATGAACATTCTCTATGATATCGAAGACGGCGTGGAGTCTGCTAAGACCATGGGCCGTAAGATTGAAGAGCAGGAAGGCTTATATCCGGCTATGGGAGATGATAGTGCCTACAAGGAGAAGGAAGCGGAGCTGTTGGCTGACCGAGTGGAAACGGCAGATATCCCTAAACTTCAGAAAAGGGCGCAGAAATATGCCGACCAGGAAGTGCGGCGGGCTACTTATCAGGCGATGGAAGCCTTTGTACATAACCTGAATACGATGCATTCTAGGGCTGGAGCGCAGATTCCATTCAGCTCCATCAATTACGGTACAGATACCACACCAGAAGGTCGATTGGTCATCGAAAATATTTTGCTGGCTACCGAAGCTGGACTGGGTAACGGCGAGACGGCCATTTTCCCTATTCACATCTTTAAAGTGAAAGAAGGAGTTAACTATAATCCAGGAGAGCCCAACTATGACTTGTTTAAGCTGGCTTGCAGAGTGTCGGCCAAGCGGCTGTTTCCGAACTTCTCCTTTATCGATGCGCCGTTTAATCGACAGTTTTATAAAGAGGGAGACCCGGACACCGAAGTGGCTTACATGGGCTGCCGGACCAGAGTTATGGCTAACGCATATGATCCAGAACGTCAGGTGGTGGGCGGCCGCGGAAACCTGAGCTTTACCTCTATTAACTTGCCGCGGATGGCTATTAAAGCGAATGGAAACCTGGATATTTTCTTTGAAGATTTGGAGAGGAAGCTGCAACTGGTCTTTGATCAGCTGTTGGAACGCTATTACATCCAGGCTTCTAAAAAGGTTAAAAATTATCCATTTCTCATGGGACAGGGGATTTGGCTGGATTCTGGCAAGCTGAAGCCTAACGACAGCGTAGGCGAGGTTTTAAAACATGGGACCCTGACGGTAGGCTTTATCGGCCTGGCTGAATGCCTAAAAGCACTTATTGGCAGCCACCATGGCGAGACGATAGAAGCGCAGAACTTGGGTCTGAACATCATTGGCTACATGCGCAAACGCTGTGATGAAGAAACTAAAAAGACAGGCTTTAACTATTCCTTGATTGCCACTCCGGCGGAAGGCTTATCCGGACGCTTTGTGCGCATGGATAAAGCTAGATACGGGATTATCGACGGTGTCACGGATCGGGAATACTACACCAATTCCTTCCACGTGCCAGTATATTATCCGATTTCCGCTTTTGAAAAGATTAAGCTGGAAGCTCCGTACCATTCTCTGACGAACGGTGGTCATATCTCCTATGTGGAGTTGGATGGGGATCCGTGTAAGAATCTGGATGCTTTCGAGCAAGTAGTTCGCTACATGAAGGAGAGCGGCGTGGGTTACGGATCCATCAACCACCCGGTAGATCGGGACCCGGTATGCGGCTATACCGGCATCATTGATAACGAATGCCCGCTGTGCCACCGGACGGAAGAAGATTCGGATACCGGCTTTGAGCGAATCAGACGGATTACCGGCTATCTGGTAGGTACTGTGGATCGGTTCAACAACGCCAAGCAGGCAGAAGAAAAAGAGAGAGTGAAACACGATGTGTCAACAGGACAAATGGAATCCATCTAA
- the nrdG gene encoding anaerobic ribonucleoside-triphosphate reductase activating protein gives MCQQDKWNPSKTETLRIAGVIRESIVDGPGIRFTVFCQGCPHDCPGCHNPHTHDFAGGYDCSIAKILAEVDKDPLLTGVTLSGGEPLCQPRACAELARQVQERGLDVVLFSGYTLEELEAMAEKEPAVGDLLARTDYLIDGRFILAEKDLTLQFRGSQNQRVIDMKATRKQGQLVLAT, from the coding sequence ATGTGTCAACAGGACAAATGGAATCCATCTAAGACAGAGACCCTGCGAATTGCTGGGGTGATACGGGAGTCCATCGTAGACGGGCCGGGTATCCGCTTTACGGTTTTCTGTCAGGGTTGTCCCCATGACTGCCCTGGCTGTCACAATCCCCATACTCATGATTTTGCAGGAGGCTATGATTGCAGCATCGCTAAGATTTTGGCAGAGGTGGATAAGGACCCGCTGCTGACGGGAGTAACCCTCAGCGGCGGAGAACCCCTGTGTCAACCAAGGGCTTGTGCTGAATTGGCCCGGCAAGTTCAGGAAAGGGGTCTAGATGTGGTATTGTTTTCCGGTTACACCCTGGAGGAGCTGGAAGCCATGGCAGAAAAGGAACCAGCTGTAGGCGACCTGCTGGCCCGGACTGATTATTTGATTGATGGCCGATTTATTCTCGCTGAAAAAGATTTGACTTTACAGTTTCGCGGGAGTCAGAACCAGCGGGTTATCGACATGAAGGCTACCAGAAAACAGGGGCAGTTAGTACTGGCTACTTAA
- the rpmB gene encoding 50S ribosomal protein L28 yields MSRKCEVCGKGQVSGNNVSHSNRHTKRKWNANIQSVRINDSGTVRRANVCTRCIRSNKVNRAI; encoded by the coding sequence ATGTCAAGAAAATGTGAAGTTTGTGGTAAAGGACAGGTTTCTGGAAACAATGTATCCCATTCAAACAGGCATACCAAAAGAAAATGGAATGCAAATATTCAGTCAGTTCGAATCAATGATAGCGGAACTGTCAGAAGAGCTAACGTATGCACAAGATGCATCCGATCCAACAAAGTAAACCGTGCCATCTAA